From Streptomyces sp. GSL17-111, one genomic window encodes:
- a CDS encoding polyribonucleotide nucleotidyltransferase, whose amino-acid sequence MENETHYAEAVIDNGAFGTRTIRFETGRLARQAAGSAVAYLDDDTMVLSATTAGKHPKEQLDFFPLTVDVEERMYAAGKIPGSFFRREGRPSEDAILTCRLIDRPLRPSFKKGLRNEIQIVETIMALNPDHLYDVVAINAASCSTQLAGLPFSGPIGATRVALIKGQWVAFPTHTELEDAVFDMVVAGRVLPDGDVAIMMVEAEATEKTIELVRGGASAPTEEVVAAGLDAAKPFIKTLCKAQSDLADKAAKPTGEFPVFLDFQDDVLDALNAAVRDELARALTIAGKQEREAELDRVKAVAAEKLLPQFEGREKEISAAYRSLTKELVRERVIKEKKRIDGRGVTEIRTLAAEVEAIPRVHGSALFERGETQILGVTTLNMLRMEQQLDTLSPVSRKRYMHNYNFPPYSTGETGRVGSPKRREIGHGALAERALVPVLPTREEFPYAIRQVSEALSSNGSTSMGSVCASTMSMLNAGVPLKAPVAGIAMGLISQEIEGETHYVTLTDILGAEDAFGDMDFKVAGTREFVTALQLDTKLDGIPASVLAAALKQARDARLHILDVMGEAIDVPDEMSPNAPRIITVKIPVDKIGEVIGPKGKMINQIQEDTGADITIEDDGTIYIGAADGPAAEAARTTINGIANPTMPEVGERYLGTVVKTTTFGAFVSLLPGKDGLLHISQIRKLAGGKRVENVEDVLGVGQKVQVEIAEIDQRGKLSLIPVLEDEEGAKGDDGEKADAAADAQ is encoded by the coding sequence GTGGAGAACGAGACCCACTACGCCGAGGCCGTCATCGACAACGGCGCCTTCGGCACCCGCACCATCCGCTTCGAGACGGGCCGCCTCGCCCGCCAGGCCGCCGGTTCCGCCGTGGCCTACCTGGACGACGACACCATGGTGCTGTCGGCCACCACCGCGGGGAAGCACCCGAAGGAGCAGCTCGACTTCTTCCCCCTGACGGTGGACGTCGAGGAGCGCATGTACGCCGCGGGCAAGATCCCCGGTTCCTTCTTCCGGCGGGAGGGCCGTCCCTCGGAGGACGCCATCCTCACCTGCCGCCTGATCGACCGCCCGCTGCGGCCGTCGTTCAAGAAGGGCCTGCGCAACGAGATCCAGATCGTCGAGACGATCATGGCCCTCAACCCCGACCACCTCTACGACGTGGTCGCCATCAACGCCGCCTCCTGCTCCACGCAGCTGGCCGGCCTGCCGTTCTCCGGCCCGATCGGTGCCACCCGCGTCGCCCTCATCAAGGGCCAGTGGGTCGCGTTCCCGACGCACACCGAGCTGGAGGACGCCGTCTTCGACATGGTCGTGGCCGGCCGGGTCCTGCCCGACGGTGACGTCGCGATCATGATGGTCGAGGCCGAGGCCACCGAGAAGACGATCGAGCTCGTGCGCGGTGGCGCCAGCGCGCCGACCGAGGAGGTCGTCGCCGCCGGTCTGGACGCCGCGAAGCCCTTCATCAAGACCCTCTGCAAGGCCCAGTCGGACCTCGCCGACAAGGCCGCCAAGCCCACCGGCGAGTTCCCGGTCTTCCTGGACTTCCAGGACGACGTCCTGGACGCCCTGAACGCCGCCGTCCGCGACGAGCTGGCCCGGGCCCTGACCATCGCCGGCAAGCAGGAGCGCGAGGCGGAGCTCGACCGCGTCAAGGCGGTCGCCGCGGAGAAGCTGCTCCCGCAGTTCGAGGGCCGGGAGAAGGAGATCTCCGCCGCCTACCGGTCCCTGACCAAGGAGCTGGTCCGCGAGCGCGTCATCAAGGAGAAGAAGCGCATCGACGGCCGCGGGGTCACCGAGATCCGCACGCTGGCCGCCGAGGTCGAGGCCATTCCGCGGGTCCACGGCTCGGCCCTCTTCGAGCGCGGTGAGACGCAGATCCTCGGCGTCACCACGCTCAACATGCTGCGCATGGAGCAGCAGCTGGACACCCTCTCGCCGGTGTCCCGCAAGCGCTACATGCACAACTACAACTTCCCGCCCTACTCCACCGGTGAGACGGGCCGCGTCGGCTCGCCCAAGCGCCGTGAGATCGGCCACGGCGCGCTCGCCGAGCGGGCGCTCGTGCCGGTGCTGCCGACGCGCGAGGAGTTCCCCTACGCGATCCGCCAGGTCTCCGAGGCGCTGAGCTCCAACGGCTCGACGTCCATGGGCTCGGTGTGCGCCTCCACCATGTCGATGCTGAACGCCGGTGTGCCGCTGAAGGCACCCGTCGCCGGTATCGCCATGGGCCTGATCTCGCAGGAGATCGAGGGCGAGACGCACTACGTCACCCTCACCGACATCCTCGGTGCCGAGGACGCCTTCGGCGACATGGACTTCAAGGTCGCCGGCACGCGGGAGTTCGTCACCGCGCTCCAGCTCGACACCAAGCTCGACGGCATCCCCGCCTCGGTGCTGGCCGCCGCGCTGAAGCAGGCCCGTGACGCGCGCCTGCACATCCTGGACGTCATGGGCGAGGCCATCGACGTGCCGGACGAGATGTCCCCCAACGCCCCGCGGATCATCACCGTGAAGATCCCCGTGGACAAGATCGGTGAGGTCATCGGCCCGAAGGGCAAGATGATCAACCAGATCCAGGAGGACACCGGCGCCGACATCACGATCGAGGACGACGGCACCATCTACATCGGTGCCGCCGACGGCCCGGCCGCCGAGGCCGCCCGCACCACGATCAACGGCATCGCCAACCCGACGATGCCCGAGGTCGGCGAGCGCTACCTGGGCACGGTGGTGAAGACGACGACGTTCGGCGCGTTCGTCTCGCTGCTCCCGGGCAAGGACGGTCTGCTGCACATCTCGCAGATCCGCAAGCTCGCCGGTGGCAAGCGCGTGGAGAACGTCGAGGACGTCCTCGGCGTGGGCCAGAAGGTCCAGGTCGAGATCGCCGAGATCGACCAGCGCGGCAAGCTCTCCCTCATCCCCGTCCTGGAGGACGAGGAGGGCGCGAAGGGTGACGACGGCGAGAAGGCCGACGCCGCCGCGGACGCCCAGTGA
- the eccD gene encoding type VII secretion integral membrane protein EccD, protein MSTSASASAPAPTASATGFCRVTIVGPDSRIDVALPEDLAVADLYPEILRLSAQTPTPGAPVGYNLVRRDGAVLDGSRSLLAQRVLDGEVLSLRPFAESLPPAVFDDVSDAVASAVSRDRTLWNDRLMRLAGLVGGVVLLTLMAGIVWFSDPVGHDMHGPAGVIAAVTAVLLLALAAVRARVYDDRAAGRALGLAALPHAMVAGSGVLPLMEGHGIGRLQFLLGCVAVLLASTLLIAVMPGGDAPFVATAFAGAVGTLAVFGMILLDADALRGAAVSAPFAIGIMAFLPGLSARFARLPIGYAPPRPSQEATAVTGEDPFAPADPGPVDPQRIAGQVRRGHEMLLGLVGGCALVVAGAATTLGFSDDVWAQVLALASGVALLLRARLFRYTSQIVCALTAGLVAVALLVIALALNSPLAQDGGGVRTLWLAAALAAGAALVTGIGLVVPRTGLTPFWGRSLDLFDALVLLSLTPLSLAVLDVYDAARSMTS, encoded by the coding sequence ATGAGTACGTCAGCGAGCGCGTCGGCCCCTGCGCCGACCGCCTCCGCGACGGGGTTCTGCCGGGTGACGATCGTCGGCCCCGACAGCCGCATCGACGTAGCACTCCCCGAGGACCTGGCGGTAGCCGACCTCTACCCCGAGATCCTGAGGCTGAGCGCGCAGACGCCGACCCCGGGTGCTCCGGTGGGGTACAACCTGGTCCGCCGGGACGGGGCCGTGTTGGACGGCTCCCGCTCGTTGCTCGCCCAACGGGTGCTCGACGGTGAGGTGCTGAGCCTGCGTCCGTTCGCGGAGTCGCTGCCGCCGGCCGTCTTCGACGACGTGTCCGACGCCGTCGCCTCGGCCGTCAGCCGTGACCGCACGCTGTGGAACGACCGGCTCATGCGCCTGGCCGGGCTCGTCGGCGGCGTCGTCCTGCTGACGCTGATGGCGGGCATCGTCTGGTTCTCGGACCCGGTGGGGCACGACATGCACGGCCCGGCCGGTGTCATCGCTGCCGTCACGGCCGTGCTGCTGCTGGCGCTGGCGGCTGTCCGGGCCCGGGTGTACGACGACCGGGCCGCCGGTCGGGCCCTGGGGCTTGCCGCCTTGCCGCACGCCATGGTCGCCGGCTCCGGTGTGCTGCCGCTGATGGAGGGGCACGGCATCGGCCGACTGCAGTTCCTGCTCGGCTGCGTGGCCGTACTCCTCGCGTCGACCCTGCTGATCGCCGTGATGCCGGGGGGCGACGCCCCCTTCGTCGCCACCGCCTTCGCCGGAGCGGTCGGTACGCTCGCCGTGTTCGGCATGATCCTGCTCGATGCGGACGCCCTGAGGGGGGCCGCCGTCTCCGCTCCCTTCGCCATCGGAATCATGGCCTTCCTCCCCGGGCTGTCGGCCCGCTTCGCACGGCTGCCCATCGGGTACGCCCCGCCGCGTCCCAGCCAGGAGGCCACGGCGGTGACGGGGGAGGACCCGTTCGCCCCCGCCGACCCCGGGCCGGTCGACCCGCAGCGCATCGCCGGGCAGGTGCGTCGAGGCCACGAGATGCTGCTCGGGCTCGTCGGAGGCTGCGCCCTCGTCGTCGCCGGGGCCGCGACGACCCTCGGATTCTCGGACGACGTCTGGGCCCAGGTCCTCGCGCTGGCCTCCGGTGTGGCGTTGTTGCTCCGCGCCCGCCTGTTCCGCTACACGTCGCAGATCGTCTGCGCTCTGACGGCCGGGCTCGTCGCCGTCGCGCTGCTGGTCATCGCGCTCGCGCTGAACTCGCCGCTCGCCCAGGACGGGGGCGGTGTGCGTACGCTGTGGCTCGCGGCCGCGCTCGCGGCCGGGGCGGCGCTCGTGACGGGGATCGGGCTCGTCGTGCCGAGGACGGGGCTCACACCCTTCTGGGGCAGGTCCCTCGACCTCTTCGACGCCCTCGTCCTGCTCTCCCTCACCCCGCTCAGCCTCGCCGTGCTGGACGTCTACGACGCCGCCCGCTCCATGACGAGCTGA
- the dapB gene encoding 4-hydroxy-tetrahydrodipicolinate reductase, whose protein sequence is MSKLRVAVIGAKGRMGAEAVQAVEAAEDLELVAAVDRDEALETLTGAGAQVAVDLTHPDAVMGNVEFCVRNGIHAVVGTTGWTDERLDTLRGWLADAPGTGVLIAPNFGIGAVLTMRFARQAARFFDSVEVVELHHPGKADAPSGTAVRTAQLIAEARREAGCPPQPDATSTALDGARGADVDGVPVHAVRLRGLVAHQEVLLGGEGEMLTIRHDSLHRSSFMPGVLLGVRRVPTAPGLTFGLEHFLDLDD, encoded by the coding sequence ATGAGCAAGCTCCGCGTGGCCGTGATCGGCGCCAAGGGCCGGATGGGCGCCGAGGCCGTCCAGGCCGTCGAAGCCGCCGAGGACCTGGAGCTGGTCGCCGCCGTCGACCGCGACGAGGCCCTGGAGACGCTGACCGGGGCCGGCGCGCAGGTCGCCGTCGACCTCACCCACCCCGACGCCGTCATGGGGAACGTCGAGTTCTGCGTCCGGAACGGCATCCACGCGGTTGTGGGCACCACCGGCTGGACCGACGAGCGGCTGGACACCCTGCGGGGCTGGCTGGCCGACGCACCGGGCACGGGCGTCCTCATCGCCCCGAACTTCGGCATCGGCGCCGTGCTGACCATGCGCTTCGCCCGTCAGGCGGCGCGCTTCTTCGACTCCGTCGAGGTCGTCGAACTGCACCACCCCGGCAAGGCCGACGCGCCCAGCGGCACGGCCGTCCGCACCGCGCAGCTCATCGCCGAGGCCCGGCGCGAGGCCGGCTGCCCGCCGCAGCCCGACGCCACCAGCACGGCGCTGGACGGCGCGCGCGGTGCCGACGTCGACGGTGTCCCCGTGCACGCCGTCCGGCTGCGTGGCCTCGTCGCCCACCAGGAGGTCCTGCTCGGCGGAGAGGGCGAGATGCTCACCATCCGCCACGACTCGCTGCACCGCTCCTCGTTCATGCCCGGTGTCCTGCTCGGCGTCCGGCGCGTGCCCACCGCTCCCGGTCTCACCTTCGGCCTGGAGCACTTCCTCGACCTGGACGACTAG
- a CDS encoding M16 family metallopeptidase — translation MTRTHRATARPSRVEGRAVARTTTLLSGENGAGTVRRTVLPGGLRVVTETLPTVRSATFGIWARVGSRDETPALNGATHYLEHLLFKGTKRRSALEISAELDAVGGEMNAFTAKEYTCYYARVLDNDLPLAVDVVCDMLTGSLIRPEDLDAERGVILEEIAMTEDDPGDCVHDLFAQTLFGDTPLGRPVLGTVETVEGLTRDQVARFYRRHYDPTRLVVAAAGNLDHDAVVRQVHDAFERAGALTRADAAPLPARTGTRRVTTAGRLDVVRRRTEQAHLVLGMPGVARTDERRWALGVLNAALGGGMSSRLFQEVREKRGLAYAVYSHSSGYADCGLFGVYAGCRPGQVHDVLRICREELADVAENGLPEEELRRAVGQLAGSTVLGLEDTGALMHRLGKSELCWGEQLSVDDMLARISAVTPDDVRAVAADVLGHRPSLAVIGPLTEKQTARLDTAVA, via the coding sequence GTGACGCGTACGCACCGTGCGACGGCCCGCCCCTCCCGTGTGGAGGGGCGGGCCGTCGCCCGTACCACGACACTCCTGAGCGGCGAGAACGGTGCCGGTACGGTCCGGCGCACCGTGCTCCCCGGCGGCCTGCGCGTCGTCACCGAGACGCTGCCGACCGTCCGCTCGGCCACCTTCGGCATCTGGGCGCGGGTCGGCTCCCGGGACGAGACGCCCGCGCTGAACGGCGCCACGCACTATCTGGAGCACCTGCTCTTCAAGGGGACGAAGCGGCGCAGCGCCCTGGAGATCTCCGCGGAGCTCGACGCCGTCGGCGGTGAGATGAACGCCTTCACCGCCAAGGAGTACACCTGCTACTACGCACGGGTGCTCGACAACGACCTCCCGCTGGCCGTCGACGTCGTCTGCGACATGCTCACCGGATCCCTGATCCGCCCCGAGGACCTGGACGCCGAGCGCGGCGTCATCCTCGAGGAGATCGCCATGACCGAGGACGACCCGGGGGACTGCGTCCACGACCTGTTCGCGCAGACCCTCTTCGGCGACACCCCGCTCGGACGCCCGGTCCTTGGGACCGTGGAGACGGTCGAGGGGCTCACCCGCGACCAGGTCGCCCGCTTCTACCGCAGGCACTACGACCCGACCCGCCTCGTCGTGGCCGCCGCGGGGAACCTGGACCACGACGCGGTGGTCCGCCAGGTCCATGACGCGTTCGAGCGGGCGGGTGCGCTCACCCGCGCCGACGCCGCACCGCTGCCCGCGCGGACGGGCACCCGCCGCGTGACGACCGCGGGCCGGCTCGACGTCGTCCGCCGCCGCACCGAGCAGGCGCACCTCGTCCTCGGGATGCCCGGCGTGGCCCGCACGGACGAACGCCGCTGGGCGCTCGGTGTCCTCAACGCGGCCCTGGGCGGCGGCATGAGCAGCCGCCTCTTCCAGGAGGTCCGCGAGAAGCGCGGGCTCGCCTACGCGGTGTACTCCCACAGCTCCGGCTACGCCGACTGCGGACTCTTCGGCGTCTACGCCGGCTGCCGCCCGGGGCAGGTCCACGACGTCCTGCGGATCTGCCGGGAGGAACTCGCCGACGTGGCGGAGAACGGACTGCCGGAGGAGGAGCTGCGGCGCGCCGTCGGCCAGCTCGCCGGCTCCACCGTCCTCGGTCTGGAGGACACCGGCGCCCTGATGCACCGCCTGGGCAAGAGCGAGCTGTGCTGGGGCGAGCAGCTGTCCGTCGACGACATGCTGGCCCGTATCTCCGCCGTCACCCCCGACGACGTCCGCGCCGTCGCCGCCGACGTGCTCGGACACCGCCCGTCCCTCGCCGTCATCGGCCCGCTCACCGAGAAGCAGACCGCACGTCTCGACACCGCCGTGGCCTGA
- the thyX gene encoding FAD-dependent thymidylate synthase, translated as MTVELVKHSAADTDVLWAARVSTAGEQSLDEINKDPERSKGLINYLMRDRHGSPFEHNSMTFFVTAPLFVFREFHRHRVGWSYNEESGRYRELEPVFYVPDAERKLVQRGRPGKYEFVQGTPEQLEIVERTMSDAYERSYAAYQEMLASGVAREVARATLPVGLYSSMYATCNARSLMHFLGLRTQHELAKVPSFPQREIEMVAELMEAEWARLMPLTHAAFNANGRVAP; from the coding sequence ATGACCGTCGAGCTGGTCAAGCACAGCGCCGCCGACACCGACGTGCTGTGGGCGGCCAGGGTCTCCACGGCCGGCGAGCAGTCGCTGGACGAGATCAACAAGGACCCGGAGCGCTCGAAGGGCCTGATCAACTACCTGATGCGGGACCGCCACGGCAGCCCCTTCGAGCACAACTCGATGACGTTCTTCGTCACCGCCCCCCTCTTCGTCTTCCGGGAGTTCCACCGCCACCGCGTCGGCTGGAGCTACAACGAGGAGAGCGGGCGTTACCGGGAGCTGGAGCCGGTCTTCTACGTTCCGGACGCCGAGCGGAAGCTCGTCCAGCGGGGCCGCCCGGGCAAGTACGAGTTCGTCCAGGGCACGCCCGAGCAGCTGGAGATCGTCGAGCGCACGATGAGCGATGCCTACGAACGGTCGTACGCGGCCTATCAGGAGATGCTGGCCTCCGGCGTGGCGCGGGAGGTCGCCCGGGCGACGCTGCCGGTCGGCCTGTACTCGTCCATGTACGCCACCTGCAACGCCCGCTCGCTCATGCACTTCCTCGGGCTGCGCACCCAGCACGAGCTGGCCAAAGTGCCCTCGTTCCCGCAGCGGGAGATCGAGATGGTCGCCGAGCTGATGGAGGCCGAGTGGGCGCGTCTGATGCCGCTGACGCACGCGGCCTTCAACGCCAACGGCCGCGTCGCACCCTAA
- the rpsO gene encoding 30S ribosomal protein S15, with product MSSLDAATKKQIMSEYATKEGDTGSPEVQVALLTQRIKDLTEHLKTHKHDHHSRRGLLLLVGQRRRLLQYLAKKDIQRFRALVDRLGIRRGAAGGAR from the coding sequence GTGTCCTCTCTCGACGCCGCGACGAAGAAGCAGATCATGTCCGAGTACGCCACCAAGGAGGGCGACACCGGCTCCCCCGAGGTCCAGGTGGCCCTGCTCACGCAGCGCATCAAGGACCTCACCGAGCACCTGAAGACCCACAAGCACGACCACCACTCGCGTCGTGGTCTGCTCCTCCTGGTCGGCCAGCGCCGTCGGCTGCTGCAGTACCTGGCCAAGAAGGACATCCAGCGTTTCCGTGCCCTGGTCGACCGCCTCGGTATCCGCCGTGGCGCGGCGGGCGGCGCGCGCTGA
- the dapA gene encoding 4-hydroxy-tetrahydrodipicolinate synthase → MAPTSTPQTPFGRVLTAMVTPFTADGALDLDGAQRLAAHLVDAGNDGIVVNGTTGESPTTSDAEKAQLVRAVVEAVGDRAHVVAGASTNNTAHSLELARAAEQAGAHGLLAVTPYYSKPPQEGLYRHFAAIADATGLPVMLYDIPGRSGVPINTETIVRLAEHPRIVANKDAKGDLGRASWAIAASGLAWYSGDDMLNLPLLSVGAVGFVSVVGHVVSPELRAMLDAYTSGDVAKATEIHQKLLPVFTGMFRNQGVITTKAALARQGLPAGPLRLPLVELTDEEVEQLRRDLAAGGVQL, encoded by the coding sequence ATGGCTCCGACCTCCACACCGCAGACGCCCTTCGGGCGGGTCCTCACCGCCATGGTCACGCCGTTCACCGCGGACGGCGCGCTCGACCTGGACGGCGCCCAGCGCCTGGCCGCCCACCTCGTGGACGCCGGTAACGACGGCATCGTCGTCAACGGCACCACCGGTGAGTCGCCCACGACCAGCGATGCGGAGAAAGCCCAGCTCGTGCGGGCGGTCGTGGAGGCCGTCGGAGACCGCGCCCACGTCGTCGCCGGAGCCAGCACGAACAACACGGCCCACAGCCTGGAACTGGCCCGCGCCGCGGAGCAGGCCGGAGCCCACGGGCTGCTGGCCGTCACGCCGTACTACAGCAAGCCTCCGCAGGAGGGGCTGTACCGTCACTTCGCGGCCATCGCGGACGCCACCGGGCTCCCCGTGATGCTCTACGACATCCCCGGCCGCTCGGGCGTGCCGATCAACACCGAGACGATCGTCCGGCTGGCGGAGCACCCGCGCATCGTCGCCAACAAGGACGCCAAGGGAGACCTGGGCCGCGCCAGCTGGGCCATCGCCGCCTCCGGTCTGGCCTGGTACTCCGGCGACGACATGCTGAACCTGCCGCTGCTGTCCGTCGGCGCGGTCGGCTTCGTCTCCGTCGTCGGGCACGTCGTCTCGCCCGAGCTGCGCGCGATGCTCGACGCCTACACCAGTGGCGACGTCGCCAAGGCCACCGAGATCCACCAGAAGCTGCTGCCCGTCTTCACCGGCATGTTCCGCAACCAGGGCGTCATCACGACCAAGGCCGCCCTCGCCCGCCAGGGTCTCCCCGCCGGGCCGCTGCGCCTGCCGCTGGTGGAGCTGACGGACGAAGAGGTCGAGCAGCTCAGGCGCGATCTCGCCGCCGGCGGGGTACAGCTGTAG